One genomic region from Candidatus Xiphinematobacter sp. encodes:
- the fabF gene encoding beta-ketoacyl-ACP synthase II, which produces MSDRRVVVTGLGVITPLGNDVKTFWKNLTEGRSGVRLYQAFDSEIYSCKIAGEVQSFDPVGVFKEAGKLHRSTEHDLCSRGTKSFEKIAMSKALKEARRSDRFTQFAVAAATMALSDSGLDIKTIQRDRFGVLIGSGIGGLQSMEDETKRLYARGPSRVSPFTIAMMISNMASGVVSMEFGICGPNMSIVTACATANHSIGEAWRIIKFGDADVFLAGGAEATITPLGISGFSAMNALSLRNSEPERASRPFDRDRDGFVMGEGAGILLIEELEHAKRRGASIYCELSGYGLSSDAYHMTQPLPEGEGAARCMRMAMRHAGVNSGEIDYINAHGTSTPIGDICETRAIKLALGSSAKTTMVSSTKSMTGHLLGAAGGVEMAACVLAIKYGVVPPTINLEHQDPECDLDYVPNQAREQKVCVAINNSFGFGGHNATLLARRFPD; this is translated from the coding sequence ATGAGTGATCGCAGGGTCGTCGTGACCGGTCTAGGCGTCATAACCCCACTCGGTAACGACGTAAAAACATTTTGGAAGAACCTGACTGAAGGCCGGAGTGGTGTTCGCCTTTATCAGGCATTCGACTCGGAGATTTACTCCTGCAAAATTGCGGGAGAGGTCCAGAGTTTTGATCCTGTCGGAGTTTTCAAGGAGGCGGGCAAATTGCATCGCTCCACCGAGCACGACCTATGCTCTAGAGGTACCAAGTCTTTTGAAAAAATTGCAATGTCCAAAGCCCTTAAGGAAGCTAGGCGCTCAGATCGATTCACTCAGTTTGCCGTAGCTGCTGCCACCATGGCCTTGTCAGACTCAGGATTAGATATTAAAACCATACAACGTGATCGTTTCGGCGTTCTGATCGGAAGTGGCATTGGAGGCTTGCAAAGCATGGAAGATGAAACAAAGCGTCTGTATGCACGTGGGCCATCCCGTGTTTCCCCTTTCACAATTGCAATGATGATTAGCAATATGGCCAGCGGCGTGGTTTCGATGGAGTTTGGTATCTGTGGACCCAACATGTCCATCGTAACAGCTTGTGCAACTGCCAATCATTCCATCGGGGAGGCCTGGCGTATCATCAAGTTCGGTGATGCCGATGTATTTTTGGCAGGTGGTGCCGAGGCGACCATTACACCTCTAGGTATATCAGGGTTTTCGGCCATGAATGCGTTAAGTCTTAGGAATAGTGAACCGGAGCGCGCCTCCCGCCCATTCGATCGCGACCGCGACGGATTTGTTATGGGAGAAGGTGCCGGAATACTTCTTATTGAAGAGTTAGAACATGCTAAACGTCGTGGAGCATCCATTTATTGTGAACTTTCCGGATATGGCTTAAGTAGTGATGCGTACCATATGACACAGCCTCTTCCGGAGGGAGAGGGAGCGGCACGCTGTATGAGAATGGCTATGCGGCACGCTGGTGTAAATTCGGGGGAAATTGATTACATCAATGCGCACGGGACCTCTACGCCTATCGGTGACATTTGTGAGACCAGGGCGATTAAGCTGGCGTTAGGCAGCAGTGCCAAAACTACCATGGTAAGCTCGACAAAGTCCATGACTGGCCATCTGCTTGGGGCAGCTGGTGGGGTGGAAATGGCTGCCTGTGTCCTGGCCATTAAATATGGAGTTGTGCCTCCAACGATCAATCTTGAGCATCAAGATCCGGAATGTGATCTTGACTACGTACCAAACCAGGCTCGTGAGCAGAAGGTGTGTGTCGCTATTAACAACTCATTTGGCTTCGGTGGTCATAATGCCACTCTGCTTGCACGTAGATTTCCAGATTAG
- the rpsD gene encoding 30S ribosomal protein S4: MARRTGPKTKVSRRYGVLIEGSARAFENKTYPPGVHGPSRSIRRKISDYALALAEKQKLRCQYGVLERQFRRYFRQALTKKGVTGEILLQLLETRLDNIVYRMGFSRTLRGARQLVAHGHVFLNSRKIDIASANLRPGDQIGIKGAPSSRSMVQKVLELAHSATVPGWLLVDLGNLTGRMVRLPSREDINPIVNEQLVVELYSR; encoded by the coding sequence ATGGCACGTCGTACTGGACCAAAAACGAAAGTCAGCCGCCGATATGGTGTTCTCATTGAGGGATCTGCCAGGGCATTTGAGAACAAGACCTATCCCCCAGGAGTACACGGTCCCAGTAGGAGTATACGTCGCAAGATCTCCGATTATGCATTGGCCCTTGCAGAAAAGCAGAAGCTGCGTTGCCAATATGGCGTCCTCGAGCGCCAGTTCCGGCGTTATTTTCGACAGGCCCTAACTAAAAAAGGGGTCACCGGAGAGATTCTCCTTCAGCTGCTTGAGACTCGCTTGGATAACATCGTCTATCGGATGGGGTTCTCTAGAACACTACGAGGGGCTCGACAGCTTGTTGCTCATGGTCATGTTTTTTTAAACAGCCGCAAAATAGACATCGCCTCTGCAAATCTGCGTCCTGGGGATCAAATAGGTATTAAGGGGGCTCCTAGTTCTAGGTCCATGGTTCAGAAAGTCCTAGAGCTGGCTCACAGTGCAACGGTTCCAGGTTGGCTCCTAGTTGACCTTGGGAACTTGACTGGGAGAATGGTTAGACTTCCCTCCAGAGAGGACATTAATCCGATTGTGAACGAGCAGCTGGTCGTCGAGCTTTACTCTAGATAA
- a CDS encoding 4-hydroxybenzoate octaprenyltransferase, translated as MQKHSMGPLRAFLQFVCFSHTIFALPFALGSMLTAAHGFPSRGILLLIVVAMVCARTAAMTFNRVVDRELDKRNPRTACRHLLVSQPTAIAACAISSLAFIGTTWAINRLCLALSPLALGIVFFYSLTKRFTYASQFFLGLALSVAPIGAWNAVTGEFALPPLILALCVFLWAAGFDMVYAIQDVEVDRREGLKSMVVLLGVTTSIRTAQWLHVGMLLSLVLFGWVEQLGFPYAVALGLIACLLLLMYRHFATDSSTKIAANWVLSNATMGLLLMAGIFMDFYWRSNSHFSSLVFQSVGAICIGSPGRTTLSA; from the coding sequence ATGCAGAAACACAGCATGGGTCCACTCCGGGCTTTTCTTCAGTTTGTTTGTTTCTCTCATACAATTTTTGCCTTGCCATTTGCTTTGGGCTCTATGCTCACGGCTGCACATGGATTTCCCTCCCGTGGAATTCTTCTACTCATCGTTGTGGCCATGGTTTGCGCTCGGACAGCAGCCATGACGTTTAATCGAGTGGTAGATCGAGAGCTAGACAAACGCAACCCTCGTACTGCCTGTCGTCATCTACTGGTAAGTCAGCCAACTGCCATTGCGGCCTGTGCTATCTCTTCCCTAGCCTTTATAGGCACCACTTGGGCAATTAACAGACTATGTCTGGCACTTTCTCCTCTTGCTTTGGGAATTGTCTTTTTTTACTCCCTGACAAAGCGGTTTACCTATGCGTCGCAGTTTTTTTTGGGGCTAGCACTGTCAGTAGCTCCCATAGGGGCATGGAACGCAGTAACTGGAGAATTTGCTCTGCCTCCGCTAATACTGGCACTGTGTGTCTTTCTTTGGGCAGCAGGATTTGATATGGTCTACGCCATACAAGATGTTGAGGTGGACCGGCGGGAAGGTCTTAAATCTATGGTGGTCCTACTGGGTGTAACCACGTCGATCCGTACAGCACAATGGCTCCACGTGGGAATGCTCCTCTCACTCGTCCTTTTCGGATGGGTGGAACAGCTCGGTTTCCCCTATGCTGTTGCACTGGGACTGATTGCCTGTCTCCTGCTCCTGATGTACAGGCATTTCGCGACGGACTCTAGCACGAAGATAGCTGCCAACTGGGTCTTAAGCAATGCAACCATGGGGTTGCTCCTTATGGCAGGGATATTTATGGACTTCTACTGGAGGTCCAACTCCCATTTCTCTAGTCTAGTATTCCAGAGTGTTGGAGCAATTTGCATCGGCTCCCCTGGGAGAACAACCCTCTCTGCATGA
- a CDS encoding GuaB3 family IMP dehydrogenase-related protein — MGMWIGKNRKARVTYGFDEISLVPGTVTINPNEVDTTFAIPRKRGEPIRLNIPILASAMDGVVDVCFAREMGLLGGLAVLNLEGIQTRYENPEEIFDEILKAKREHVTSLLQRLYQKPVQEVLVARRIQQIKESQITTAVSSIPQNAELYGRIAAEAGADVFVIQSTVSTVRHISSEYKSLELANFCKKIPLPVIVGNAVSYSVTLEILECGVAGVLVGVGPGAACTSRGVLGLGVPQVTATVDCAAARDAFYKKSGSYVPIITDGGMCKGGDVCKALACGSDAVMVGSAFAKAKEAPGRGYHWGMATPHANLPRGTRIHVGTTGSLQQILFGPAGVDDGSQNLIGAITTCMGNVGAASIRAFQETEIIIAPSIQTEGKLLQVVQNVGMGSQ; from the coding sequence ATGGGAATGTGGATCGGAAAAAATAGAAAGGCGCGCGTTACTTATGGATTTGATGAAATCTCCCTGGTTCCTGGCACAGTTACCATCAACCCAAATGAGGTAGATACCACTTTCGCCATTCCAAGAAAAAGAGGAGAACCCATCCGGCTTAACATTCCTATTCTTGCAAGTGCAATGGATGGCGTGGTGGACGTTTGTTTTGCACGGGAAATGGGGCTGCTTGGTGGCCTTGCAGTCCTTAACTTGGAAGGAATACAGACCCGCTATGAAAATCCCGAAGAAATTTTTGACGAAATCCTCAAGGCTAAGAGGGAACACGTTACCTCCTTACTACAGAGACTGTACCAGAAACCTGTGCAGGAGGTGCTTGTTGCCAGACGTATCCAGCAAATCAAGGAATCTCAGATCACTACTGCGGTGAGCTCCATCCCGCAAAATGCAGAACTGTATGGTCGCATTGCAGCAGAGGCGGGAGCGGATGTTTTTGTGATCCAAAGTACTGTGTCTACCGTTCGGCATATTTCTAGTGAGTATAAATCTCTTGAGCTTGCTAATTTTTGTAAAAAAATTCCCCTGCCAGTAATCGTTGGTAATGCTGTCAGCTATAGCGTAACACTTGAAATTTTGGAATGTGGAGTAGCAGGAGTCCTGGTTGGTGTTGGCCCCGGAGCTGCCTGCACCTCCCGCGGAGTGCTTGGCTTAGGGGTGCCTCAGGTTACTGCCACGGTAGATTGTGCTGCGGCGCGCGATGCTTTTTATAAAAAAAGTGGATCCTATGTCCCCATTATTACCGATGGAGGAATGTGTAAAGGAGGCGACGTATGCAAAGCGCTAGCATGTGGTTCGGATGCGGTAATGGTGGGGAGCGCATTTGCCAAAGCCAAGGAGGCTCCTGGCAGAGGTTATCACTGGGGCATGGCCACCCCTCACGCAAATCTTCCCCGGGGTACGCGTATTCATGTGGGTACCACTGGAAGCTTGCAACAGATCCTTTTTGGTCCGGCTGGGGTGGATGACGGCAGTCAAAACCTCATAGGAGCCATCACTACTTGTATGGGCAACGTAGGCGCTGCTTCCATCCGCGCATTTCAGGAAACAGAAATCATTATTGCACCTTCTATCCAAACCGAAGGCAAACTCCTTCAGGTAGTACAGAATGTAGGGATGGGCTCACAATGA
- the rpsM gene encoding 30S ribosomal protein S13, with translation MPRLLGVEIPGDKRIEASLQYIYGIGKRTAARILEQADIGVDLRAKALSQEQIAAIVHAISASKILTEGDLRREVQNHLKRLQGINCYRGMRHRRGLPVRGQRTSTNARTRKGARRTVGIARNKNAKSGKV, from the coding sequence ATGCCGCGACTCCTTGGTGTTGAAATCCCTGGCGACAAGCGCATTGAGGCTTCTCTGCAGTATATCTATGGAATCGGCAAGCGCACAGCCGCGCGCATTTTGGAGCAAGCTGATATTGGGGTCGATCTTCGAGCTAAAGCGCTGAGCCAAGAGCAAATTGCAGCAATTGTTCATGCTATTTCTGCCAGCAAGATTTTGACCGAAGGGGACCTGCGTCGAGAGGTGCAAAATCACCTTAAGCGCCTGCAAGGCATTAATTGCTACCGTGGAATGCGCCATCGTCGTGGGCTACCAGTGCGTGGCCAACGCACATCCACCAACGCTCGTACCAGAAAGGGAGCCCGCAGAACAGTTGGTATTGCCAGAAATAAAAATGCTAAATCCGGTAAAGTGTGA
- the secY gene encoding preprotein translocase subunit SecY, with the protein MVSAFTNIFKIPELRRRIMFTLAMIVVMRIGSAIATPGVNAEVLRQWFVGATRTHSSGGVATLFNLFTGGALGNCAIFSLGIMPYISASIMLQLLTAVIPRLGKLAREEGGRQKIMLYARYITIGLCVIQGYFLALSLENPASSPFLQGIVETMRQLDMELVPHPGLGFRLLTITTMTAGTLFLMWLGDQITDRGIGNGTSLIITVGILAQLPAGLLQAWKTFVPTVIGTTASINPLVLVLMCAFLVFVIAAVIAVTQAQRKISIQYAKRVMGRKVYGGQTQYMPLKVNYAGVMPIIFAQAILIFPSTILKMAFPQNRTASDLADMLASGWLHYTLYGCMIFFFSYFWVATQFQPVQIADDLKKCGGFIPGVRPGRPTADFLDFAMTRLTFAGAVFLTAIAILPQVLYQGLNLPYTAAQFFGGTGLLIIVGVVLETMRQVETHLLQRHYDGFLRKGRRRGTEYYVRGRADKASSPLVWVYVAVAILVIAGTTILVAYHR; encoded by the coding sequence ATGGTTTCTGCCTTCACCAACATTTTTAAGATTCCAGAGCTGCGGAGGAGGATAATGTTCACCTTGGCCATGATTGTGGTCATGCGTATAGGGTCGGCAATAGCCACTCCTGGAGTAAATGCGGAAGTACTCCGGCAGTGGTTTGTCGGTGCTACTAGAACACACTCAAGCGGTGGGGTGGCTACGCTCTTTAATCTTTTTACAGGTGGAGCGCTGGGCAATTGCGCAATTTTTTCCTTAGGTATCATGCCCTACATTAGTGCATCCATCATGCTGCAACTTCTCACAGCAGTGATTCCTAGGCTCGGAAAATTGGCACGTGAGGAGGGTGGCCGCCAGAAAATCATGCTTTATGCTCGGTACATTACTATTGGGCTTTGTGTCATCCAGGGTTACTTTCTTGCGCTTTCTCTGGAGAACCCTGCTTCCAGCCCGTTCCTACAGGGAATCGTGGAGACAATGCGGCAGCTGGACATGGAGCTAGTTCCTCATCCTGGTCTTGGGTTCCGCTTACTCACCATCACTACAATGACTGCAGGAACTCTCTTTCTCATGTGGTTGGGTGATCAAATCACTGATCGAGGGATCGGTAACGGCACTTCCTTGATCATCACAGTTGGAATCCTTGCCCAGCTTCCGGCGGGTCTCCTCCAGGCTTGGAAGACATTTGTTCCTACTGTTATTGGCACAACGGCCAGTATAAACCCTCTTGTTCTCGTTCTAATGTGTGCCTTTTTGGTATTCGTAATAGCTGCAGTAATTGCTGTTACTCAGGCACAAAGAAAGATTAGTATCCAGTATGCAAAGCGGGTAATGGGACGCAAGGTGTACGGCGGACAGACACAATACATGCCTCTTAAAGTTAACTACGCAGGGGTGATGCCCATAATCTTCGCACAGGCGATCCTGATTTTTCCCTCCACTATTCTAAAGATGGCCTTCCCTCAAAATAGAACTGCCTCTGATTTAGCAGACATGTTGGCCTCTGGATGGTTGCATTATACTCTCTACGGATGTATGATCTTCTTCTTCAGCTATTTTTGGGTAGCGACGCAGTTCCAGCCAGTGCAAATTGCCGATGATTTAAAAAAGTGTGGGGGATTTATACCTGGTGTGCGTCCTGGCAGGCCGACGGCGGACTTTTTAGACTTTGCTATGACGCGGCTGACCTTTGCCGGCGCCGTCTTTCTAACTGCCATTGCTATTCTGCCGCAGGTTCTTTACCAAGGGCTGAATCTGCCCTATACGGCGGCACAGTTTTTTGGAGGCACGGGATTGTTGATTATCGTTGGTGTTGTCCTGGAGACTATGCGTCAGGTGGAGACTCACTTGCTCCAACGACACTATGACGGCTTCTTGCGTAAGGGGCGACGGCGTGGTACCGAGTATTACGTTAGGGGGAGAGCGGACAAGGCAAGCTCTCCGCTGGTATGGGTTTATGTTGCTGTGGCAATCCTAGTTATCGCTGGCACCACTATTCTGGTGGCCTACCATCGTTAA
- the rpsK gene encoding 30S ribosomal protein S11, whose amino-acid sequence MVETLKEVADKPASEEGVSPRFQKKGERQAGDSRGKTKKSSKARVRGGRSIVQGIVHVLASFNNTIVSIADQNGKVVGWSSAGKCGFKGSRKSTAYAAQLVAQDACRQAMGYGLKEVEVRVKGPGAGRESAVRAIQAIGLEISLIQDVTPVPHNGCRPPKQRRV is encoded by the coding sequence ATGGTGGAGACTCTTAAAGAGGTGGCGGACAAGCCCGCCTCCGAGGAGGGTGTCTCTCCTAGGTTTCAGAAAAAGGGTGAGAGGCAGGCTGGGGACAGCCGGGGGAAAACAAAAAAAAGCTCCAAGGCTAGGGTCAGAGGCGGCAGAAGCATAGTGCAGGGTATCGTCCACGTCTTGGCTAGTTTCAACAACACTATCGTGAGTATTGCAGACCAAAATGGAAAGGTTGTAGGTTGGTCTAGCGCTGGTAAATGCGGTTTTAAGGGTTCAAGGAAAAGTACAGCCTATGCTGCTCAACTTGTTGCACAGGATGCCTGCCGCCAGGCAATGGGATATGGTCTCAAAGAAGTGGAGGTGCGTGTAAAAGGCCCAGGGGCAGGGCGCGAGTCGGCTGTGCGTGCTATTCAAGCGATTGGGTTGGAAATAAGCCTCATTCAAGATGTCACTCCTGTCCCACATAATGGGTGTCGTCCTCCAAAGCAACGCCGCGTTTAG
- the infA gene encoding translation initiation factor IF-1, whose protein sequence is MSKEHSIEVKGKVVELLPNTMFRVELEGGQRVLAHISGKMRLNFIRILPGDMVTVEISPYDLAKGRITYRCR, encoded by the coding sequence ATGTCCAAGGAACACTCTATTGAAGTAAAGGGTAAGGTGGTTGAGCTTCTGCCTAACACGATGTTTCGTGTGGAGTTGGAAGGTGGGCAACGCGTTCTGGCCCATATCTCTGGGAAAATGAGGCTAAATTTTATTCGCATTCTACCTGGTGACATGGTTACAGTGGAGATCTCTCCTTATGATCTAGCCAAGGGGCGCATCACTTATCGATGCAGATAA
- the rpmJ gene encoding 50S ribosomal protein L36 — translation MKVRASVKRQCGSCKIVRRKNVVRVICKDPKHKQRQG, via the coding sequence ATGAAAGTCAGAGCCTCAGTAAAACGCCAGTGTGGAAGCTGTAAGATCGTGCGGAGGAAAAACGTCGTGCGGGTCATTTGTAAGGACCCAAAGCACAAACAGCGTCAGGGCTAA
- the rplO gene encoding 50S ribosomal protein L15, protein MRLHDLKPLPGAKHRKKRLGIGESSGHGKTSGRGHKGQRARSGGSIRPGFEGGQMPLIRRLPKRGFNNSRFKEVVGIVNVGDLEKFFEGGTLVNESILRGRGLIRGHLRVVKLLGKGSLTKQFSIEVDRTSTAAREKVEKAGGNISLCKRPLWEKPIPVGA, encoded by the coding sequence ATGAGACTGCATGATTTAAAGCCCCTTCCTGGGGCCAAACATCGCAAGAAGCGCCTTGGTATAGGAGAAAGTAGTGGCCATGGAAAGACCTCTGGTAGGGGACATAAGGGCCAGAGGGCACGTTCTGGCGGAAGTATCCGCCCTGGATTTGAAGGGGGGCAGATGCCGCTGATTCGGCGCTTGCCCAAACGCGGCTTTAACAATTCTCGTTTCAAGGAAGTGGTTGGCATTGTCAACGTAGGGGATTTGGAGAAATTCTTTGAGGGTGGCACTCTGGTCAATGAGTCAATATTGCGCGGGAGGGGGCTCATACGAGGGCATTTACGGGTGGTAAAGCTCCTAGGTAAGGGCAGTTTAACGAAGCAATTCAGTATTGAGGTGGATCGCACTAGTACTGCAGCAAGAGAAAAGGTGGAGAAAGCTGGAGGGAACATCTCACTGTGTAAAAGACCTCTTTGGGAAAAGCCCATTCCGGTAGGTGCTTAG
- the hisI gene encoding phosphoribosyl-AMP cyclohydrolase: protein MDLDFKFNAEGLIPAIVQQILTSKKHHYGRVLMMGWMNKDSIEQSLAKGFMHYWSRSRNKLWLKGETSGNVQKIVRWFVDCDRDTLLFYVEQKGSACHSGSESCFFSELDIREGMVPSPKEFLAVEEKKGGAPEKENEGKPAVLC from the coding sequence ATGGACCTTGATTTTAAGTTTAATGCAGAGGGATTAATCCCTGCGATTGTGCAGCAAATACTAACTTCCAAGAAACACCACTACGGTCGTGTTCTGATGATGGGATGGATGAACAAGGATTCTATAGAGCAGTCCCTAGCCAAGGGATTCATGCACTACTGGAGCCGTTCTAGAAATAAGCTCTGGCTTAAGGGAGAGACCAGTGGCAACGTTCAGAAAATCGTACGTTGGTTTGTAGACTGTGACCGAGATACTCTTCTTTTTTATGTAGAACAGAAGGGATCGGCATGTCACTCAGGTTCTGAAAGTTGTTTCTTTTCAGAGTTGGACATACGAGAGGGCATGGTACCTTCCCCTAAAGAGTTTCTCGCTGTGGAGGAAAAAAAGGGGGGTGCTCCAGAAAAGGAAAATGAGGGCAAACCTGCGGTGCTATGCTAG
- the map gene encoding type I methionyl aminopeptidase, which translates to MIPIKKSKEVFQMRLSGEVAAGILAELVGMVTPGITTKDIDEAAGELMNAAQVRSAFLGYRSFPGRICISLNEEVVHGIGSSSRHIQCGDIVKLDVGIIREGWVSDTAATITTGEVLPEVACLVSTTQRILMSAISIATAGRRLGDLSAHIEECACAAGYSVVREFVGHGIGRSLHEEPQIPNFGERGTGPILRAGMILAIEPMINAGKADIRMLEDKWTVVTADGSQSAHFEHTVLVTNEKPEILTCPRNTLLK; encoded by the coding sequence ATGATCCCCATTAAAAAGAGCAAGGAGGTTTTTCAGATGCGTCTGTCCGGTGAAGTCGCGGCTGGGATTCTCGCGGAGCTTGTTGGGATGGTAACTCCAGGAATAACGACAAAGGATATCGATGAAGCGGCAGGAGAATTAATGAACGCGGCTCAGGTACGCAGTGCCTTTCTTGGTTACCGAAGTTTCCCTGGAAGAATTTGTATTAGCCTTAATGAGGAAGTCGTCCATGGGATTGGTAGTAGCAGCCGCCATATTCAGTGTGGGGATATTGTGAAACTCGATGTAGGTATTATTAGAGAAGGCTGGGTCAGCGATACCGCTGCGACCATCACCACTGGTGAGGTCTTACCTGAGGTAGCCTGTCTAGTTTCTACCACCCAGAGGATTCTCATGAGCGCCATTTCCATTGCCACTGCTGGTAGAAGGCTTGGTGATCTGTCAGCTCACATTGAAGAATGTGCTTGTGCTGCCGGATATAGTGTTGTCCGCGAATTTGTGGGACACGGTATTGGTCGTAGTCTTCACGAAGAGCCACAAATTCCAAATTTCGGCGAGCGTGGCACCGGGCCCATACTGAGAGCCGGGATGATTCTTGCCATCGAGCCTATGATCAATGCTGGTAAAGCCGATATCCGCATGCTTGAGGACAAATGGACTGTTGTAACCGCGGATGGAAGTCAGTCCGCTCATTTTGAGCACACTGTGCTTGTAACAAATGAAAAGCCGGAAATTCTAACATGTCCAAGGAACACTCTATTGAAGTAA
- the pepF gene encoding oligoendopeptidase F — translation MSLNVCVPDRSAICPRDTWNLKAIFSSESDWENAFRKLKACHTEILKFRGHLSDSPKTLKRCLELKREIDVLNERVCEYAMLRLSEDNSNEKALDREARLVSFTPHLKRTFSFIAPELQRIPENVFIGWLQDPSLEEWMSFLRRILRTKPHTLSEPEENLLALVGGVLEGSGTVFSQLTNVDMSFGYVHDREDANHKIQLTQNTLTSLLIRRNRTIRREAFRKFYQEFSDHRYTLAAALAVSVRQDVFHARARNFSSAQEAALFYDDVPLSLYDGLIATVRAHLPLLHRYHGLRRRVLNLSAVHVYDLLVPLVDNAQTSIPFEVAVEKVLSAVAPLGKEYVSVLHNGLMVERWCDRYENKGKYSGAFSAGSYSSPPYLLMNYRKDVFSDLYTLAHEAGHSMHTWYSSRTQSFQNYRYSIFLAEVASAFNEILLTEHLLSKASDLPAYTYLLNRQIDDLQGSLFRQTMFAEFEKIIHAAEEEGRALTLDFLRSSYRSLLDAFFGQEVVVDDVAELECLRIPHFYDAFYVYKYATGISAAVTLCNKVLESGETAAYLGLLRSGGSQFPIAALQAAGVDMNSSEPIQAALHLFANRLEELEALLLVQEE, via the coding sequence GTGAGCTTAAATGTTTGTGTTCCTGACCGATCTGCAATTTGTCCGCGGGATACTTGGAACTTAAAGGCAATTTTTTCTAGCGAATCTGACTGGGAAAATGCCTTTAGAAAGCTGAAAGCATGTCACACTGAAATCCTCAAATTCCGTGGGCACCTCTCGGATTCCCCAAAAACCCTGAAAAGGTGCCTGGAACTTAAGAGGGAGATTGACGTACTCAATGAGAGAGTATGTGAGTACGCGATGTTGCGTCTCAGTGAGGATAACTCAAACGAAAAAGCACTTGATCGAGAAGCTCGCTTGGTCAGCTTTACCCCGCATCTAAAGCGGACCTTCTCCTTTATAGCACCGGAACTACAAAGGATACCTGAAAATGTGTTTATTGGTTGGCTGCAAGATCCTTCCTTGGAGGAATGGATGTCCTTTCTCCGGAGAATTTTGCGCACAAAACCACACACGCTCTCTGAGCCAGAGGAGAATCTTTTGGCTCTTGTCGGAGGGGTACTAGAAGGTTCTGGTACTGTTTTTTCTCAGCTAACCAATGTTGATATGAGTTTTGGTTACGTCCATGATAGGGAGGACGCCAACCATAAAATTCAATTAACGCAAAATACCCTCACCTCCCTCCTTATTAGGAGAAATAGGACGATCAGGAGGGAAGCATTCAGAAAATTCTACCAGGAGTTTTCTGATCACAGGTATACGCTCGCAGCTGCTTTGGCAGTCTCGGTACGTCAGGATGTTTTTCATGCGCGGGCAAGAAATTTTTCATCGGCGCAGGAAGCAGCGCTCTTCTATGACGACGTTCCACTATCGTTGTATGATGGCTTGATCGCTACCGTCCGTGCCCATCTCCCCCTATTGCACCGTTACCATGGTCTACGCCGGCGTGTGCTAAATCTTTCCGCCGTCCACGTCTACGACCTGCTAGTGCCGTTAGTAGATAATGCCCAGACAAGTATTCCGTTTGAGGTAGCAGTAGAAAAAGTCCTGTCTGCAGTTGCCCCCTTAGGGAAAGAGTATGTCAGTGTACTCCACAATGGACTAATGGTCGAACGCTGGTGTGATCGCTACGAAAACAAAGGGAAATATAGTGGAGCATTCAGTGCCGGTAGCTACTCGAGTCCTCCCTATCTCCTTATGAATTACAGGAAGGATGTCTTTTCTGACCTCTATACCCTTGCTCACGAAGCAGGCCATTCCATGCACACGTGGTACTCGAGCAGGACCCAGAGTTTTCAAAACTACCGTTATTCCATCTTTCTCGCAGAGGTCGCCTCTGCCTTTAATGAGATACTACTTACCGAGCACTTGCTTTCCAAAGCAAGTGATCTCCCTGCGTATACCTACCTACTTAATCGACAAATCGATGATTTGCAGGGGAGTCTCTTTCGACAGACGATGTTTGCGGAATTTGAAAAAATCATCCACGCAGCCGAAGAGGAAGGACGTGCACTCACGCTAGACTTTTTAAGATCCTCTTATCGATCCTTACTCGATGCTTTTTTCGGACAAGAAGTGGTGGTTGACGATGTCGCAGAGCTTGAGTGTCTGCGAATTCCTCACTTTTACGACGCATTTTACGTTTATAAATATGCAACCGGCATTTCTGCAGCTGTGACCTTGTGCAATAAGGTACTTGAAAGCGGAGAAACTGCTGCATACCTTGGCCTTCTACGGAGCGGAGGGAGTCAATTCCCAATTGCAGCTCTACAGGCAGCTGGAGTAGATATGAATTCTTCGGAACCTATCCAGGCTGCATTACATCTATTTGCCAACCGGCTGGAAGAGCTAGAAGCTCTTCTTCTTGTCCAAGAAGAATAA